From Ostreibacterium oceani, the proteins below share one genomic window:
- the hemJ gene encoding protoporphyrinogen oxidase HemJ: protein MLWIKAFHVIAVVCWFAGLFYLPRLFVYHSLAQDNLAKNPDTAAGEAAAIARFKIMERKLYHGITMPSMVITWVLGLYLLHGYAWVAYKQMGWLHAKLLLVVLLTVYHFSLGYFYKRFKSDRNTHSHVFYRWYNEIPVVFLIVIVVLVIVKPF from the coding sequence ATGTTGTGGATCAAAGCGTTTCATGTGATCGCCGTCGTCTGTTGGTTCGCTGGGTTATTCTATCTGCCAAGGCTTTTTGTCTACCATAGTTTGGCGCAGGATAATCTTGCGAAAAACCCTGATACGGCAGCAGGTGAAGCTGCTGCCATCGCGCGCTTTAAAATTATGGAGCGAAAACTCTACCATGGCATAACGATGCCATCCATGGTGATTACGTGGGTGCTTGGGTTGTATTTGTTGCATGGTTATGCGTGGGTCGCGTATAAACAAATGGGCTGGCTACATGCCAAATTATTGCTGGTCGTGCTGTTGACGGTGTATCACTTTTCGTTGGGCTATTTTTACAAGCGTTTTAAATCAGACCGCAATACCCACAGCCATGTTTTCTATCGTTGGTATAATGAAATCCCCGTTGTCTTTTTAATCGTGATTGTTGTTTTGGTGATTGTTAAACCCTTTTAG
- a CDS encoding phospholipase D-like domain-containing protein, producing the protein MASINSELLFELLIIGHFALNVFFGVRVIYSRRSTESAMAWLVVLFALPYIGTVSYLLFGEPRLGKKRMKRMEDIMDFYYQFCQRAFPSTDRQRIKSRINEPFWRLSQISAGKTFLPIGDNNRVTLLQDTDTIIAHMIDDIHRAQHTCLLMFYIVSAEGRVDDVLNALIAAAKRGVACKLLVDALGGRAFFKSDWPKRLTAAGVNVQQSLSIGWLSILFVRSDLRNHRKLVIVDYRVAYTGSYNLVDPAYFGKNAGVGQWKDAMMRCEGPSVRALTAVFYSDWAVENDQQLAETIDYVQPYFSHNIDLSEYNKPASRLATSQPRAGEAFTGEAFTGEALTGEALTGEALTGEALTGEALIQVIPSAPDKSFYVLYNTLLSAMYLAQKRIVITTPYFVPDEALLAALCNAARRGVDVVIILPEKNNSWWVSQASKAYYHILLTEGVYLAKYRLGFLHAKTVVIDSDYALFGTVNMDMRSFYLNMEIALAIYDKATVNQISDMQQSYLQHCESVNLKKWQKRPLLQRFVERCVRLASPFL; encoded by the coding sequence ATGGCTAGCATAAATAGTGAGTTACTGTTTGAATTGTTAATTATTGGGCATTTTGCGCTCAACGTGTTTTTTGGTGTGCGTGTTATTTACAGCCGTCGTTCGACAGAATCCGCGATGGCTTGGTTAGTCGTCTTGTTTGCTTTGCCCTATATTGGTACGGTGTCTTATCTGTTGTTTGGTGAGCCGCGGTTAGGTAAAAAGCGCATGAAGCGCATGGAAGATATCATGGATTTTTATTATCAATTTTGCCAACGGGCTTTTCCGTCAACGGATAGGCAGCGCATCAAAAGCCGTATCAACGAACCCTTTTGGCGGCTCAGCCAGATTAGTGCAGGTAAGACGTTCTTACCAATCGGCGATAACAATCGGGTTACGTTGTTGCAAGACACGGATACCATTATCGCTCATATGATTGATGATATTCATCGTGCCCAGCATACCTGCTTGCTGATGTTTTATATTGTCTCAGCCGAAGGGCGGGTTGATGATGTGCTTAATGCGTTAATTGCCGCGGCAAAACGTGGGGTGGCGTGCAAGTTATTGGTTGATGCGCTGGGCGGGCGAGCGTTTTTCAAAAGCGATTGGCCCAAACGTTTGACGGCAGCTGGTGTCAACGTCCAGCAATCATTGTCGATTGGGTGGTTGAGCATTTTATTTGTGCGTAGTGATTTACGCAATCATCGTAAACTCGTGATTGTCGATTACCGTGTTGCCTATACGGGGTCGTATAATTTAGTTGATCCCGCCTACTTTGGCAAAAACGCGGGTGTAGGACAGTGGAAAGATGCGATGATGCGCTGCGAAGGGCCGTCAGTCAGGGCGTTAACTGCCGTTTTTTATTCGGATTGGGCGGTTGAAAATGACCAGCAGTTAGCCGAGACTATTGATTATGTGCAGCCCTATTTTTCGCATAATATTGATTTATCAGAATATAATAAACCTGCCAGTCGCCTTGCCACCAGTCAGCCGCGCGCTGGAGAGGCGTTCACAGGGGAGGCGTTCACAGGGGAGGCATTGACAGGGGAGGCATTGACAGGGGAGGCATTGACAGGGGAGGCATTGACAGGGGAGGCATTGATACAGGTCATTCCTTCAGCGCCAGATAAATCGTTTTACGTGCTTTATAATACGTTACTCAGTGCGATGTATTTGGCACAAAAACGCATCGTCATCACAACCCCGTACTTTGTACCAGACGAAGCCCTGCTGGCTGCTTTGTGTAATGCGGCGCGGCGCGGCGTCGACGTGGTCATTATACTGCCTGAAAAAAATAATTCGTGGTGGGTGAGCCAAGCCTCCAAAGCGTATTACCATATTTTATTAACCGAAGGTGTCTACTTGGCTAAGTATCGATTGGGCTTTTTGCATGCAAAAACGGTGGTGATTGACTCTGATTATGCGTTGTTTGGAACGGTTAATATGGACATGCGAAGTTTTTATCTCAATATGGAGATTGCGCTTGCGATTTATGACAAAGCCACCGTCAATCAAATCAGCGACATGCAGCAAAGCTATCTACAACACTGTGAATCGGTTAATCTGAAAAAATGGCAAAAACGCCCGCTATTGCAACGCTTTGTTGAACGTTGCGTGCGGCTGGCCAGCCCATTTTTGTAA
- a CDS encoding rhodanese-like domain-containing protein, giving the protein MKKQIKKQIRTIKKSILTLTLGAGLVLVLLSSHFSQAADNTLLIDVRTQAEFSEGHLQDAVLIPYDEIAQQIASAAIDKNQPIQLYCRSGRRAEIALQTLSRLGYHNVRNLGGLDEVQASGLPLVVKTD; this is encoded by the coding sequence ATGAAAAAACAGATAAAAAAACAAATAAGAACAATTAAAAAAAGCATACTAACATTAACCCTAGGCGCAGGTCTTGTGCTGGTACTGTTGTCTAGTCATTTTTCGCAGGCAGCAGATAATACGCTATTGATTGACGTGAGAACACAAGCAGAGTTTTCAGAAGGTCACTTACAAGATGCGGTGTTAATCCCCTATGATGAAATCGCGCAGCAAATCGCTAGTGCGGCGATTGATAAAAATCAACCCATTCAACTCTACTGCCGTTCAGGGCGGCGTGCAGAAATAGCACTGCAAACTTTGTCACGCTTAGGTTACCACAATGTGCGCAATTTGGGCGGGTTAGATGAAGTACAGGCCAGCGGGCTTCCGTTGGTTGTGAAAACGGACTAA
- a CDS encoding bifunctional folylpolyglutamate synthase/dihydrofolate synthase: MQTPMQPPKRQSEPQQQQRQQQARKQAEQHPASYPSVSTLDEFYAALYALPPRFNRAITTPRAVTAKLLQQLGHPERQCRSVVITGSKGKGSVALMLSAALQQAHARVGLFTSPHLFDYRERIRINGEMIPVDTLVNLGNCVFAAANQLTINHEDERPRFFEITTAIAYLYFAEQSVAMAVMETGIGAKTDAVNQSVHEVAILTHIEAEHLDIFGDMPTLIDEKCGVMRAHTPLILGAQQPVVVDAVKTIANQLSVDVCSVDRIDNVIDNAAINACPSAQSQAPSYQWPVEGCLLSAHSKIKARNMAIAVAALQALDIRMTQSVATTLSTLTLPAREEVVSEAPLIVIDSAHTAQSAANLAQFVMARRDALGLTGRLVMLVSFSATKNVYAAMEAFDKVANNPLNKAVKQIPEDISEVTSKAASNSSSQVVALQPPSMIATVIVTEATTTRSLSCELIVDALQGLQAHDTKSDAAGELSDGVTKRAAIERILSEADPEAALTLALSNLQSSDCLVITGSVYLAGWASAYYQARA; the protein is encoded by the coding sequence ATGCAAACCCCGATGCAACCCCCCAAACGACAATCCGAACCCCAGCAACAGCAACGCCAGCAGCAAGCTAGGAAACAAGCTGAACAGCATCCAGCGTCATACCCGAGTGTATCGACGTTAGACGAATTTTATGCAGCGCTGTATGCGTTACCGCCTAGATTCAATCGCGCAATCACCACGCCGCGTGCAGTAACTGCTAAGCTGTTGCAGCAACTAGGTCACCCTGAACGCCAATGTCGTAGTGTTGTTATTACTGGCTCTAAGGGTAAAGGTTCGGTGGCGCTGATGCTAAGCGCGGCATTGCAGCAAGCACACGCTCGTGTGGGGCTATTTACCTCGCCGCATCTATTTGATTACCGCGAACGTATCCGCATAAACGGTGAAATGATTCCAGTCGATACGCTAGTGAATTTAGGTAATTGTGTCTTTGCGGCCGCCAATCAGTTAACCATTAACCACGAAGATGAGCGACCTCGATTTTTTGAAATCACGACGGCGATTGCGTACCTTTATTTTGCCGAACAATCGGTGGCGATGGCCGTAATGGAAACGGGTATTGGCGCAAAGACGGATGCCGTGAATCAATCGGTACATGAGGTGGCGATACTGACACATATTGAGGCCGAGCATTTGGATATTTTTGGCGATATGCCAACGCTGATTGATGAAAAATGTGGCGTGATGAGGGCGCATACCCCACTCATTTTAGGGGCGCAACAACCCGTTGTGGTTGATGCGGTCAAAACCATCGCTAACCAATTGTCAGTTGATGTTTGTTCGGTCGATCGTATCGACAATGTTATCGATAATGCGGCGATCAACGCCTGCCCATCGGCGCAATCGCAAGCCCCGAGTTATCAGTGGCCTGTTGAGGGTTGTCTGCTATCGGCTCACTCAAAAATTAAAGCGCGCAATATGGCGATTGCGGTTGCGGCGCTGCAAGCATTGGACATTCGAATGACGCAATCCGTCGCCACAACCTTATCGACATTAACGTTACCTGCGCGCGAGGAAGTCGTCAGTGAAGCGCCATTGATTGTGATTGATAGCGCCCATACCGCGCAGTCAGCAGCCAATTTGGCACAGTTTGTCATGGCGCGGCGGGATGCATTGGGGTTGACAGGGCGTCTGGTTATGTTGGTATCGTTTTCAGCGACAAAGAACGTCTATGCGGCGATGGAGGCATTTGACAAAGTGGCTAACAACCCCCTTAACAAGGCCGTTAAGCAGATACCTGAGGATATATCTGAGGTGACATCTAAGGCGGCATCTAATTCTAGTTCGCAGGTAGTTGCTCTGCAACCACCATCCATGATAGCAACCGTGATTGTGACCGAGGCGACCACTACACGGTCGTTGTCCTGTGAATTGATTGTTGATGCCTTGCAGGGCTTACAAGCGCATGATACGAAAAGCGATGCAGCTGGTGAACTAAGTGACGGCGTGACTAAAAGGGCGGCGATTGAACGTATCCTAAGCGAAGCAGACCCAGAAGCAGCACTAACCTTGGCATTATCGAATTTGCAATCCAGCGATTGTCTAGTCATTACTGGGTCGGTTTATTTGGCAGGCTGGGCAAGCGCCTATTACCAAGCGCGTGCGTGA
- a CDS encoding FAD:protein FMN transferase: MLKPLTGLFFTLSFFLASCDRVEPIHTIVGFAQGTTYSIKFWQPEFEPDNIHEIQRLVDDEIARIDQLISNYRDDSVIAAFNQMKIANRPIQLDAEILALLDKAEQVYQQSNGCYDPTIKPLFDLWGFKDKTLAIPPEKTLTHTLDAIGFDRFIRQGDTFTKPHPQMTIDLSAIGQGYAIEQLATLLSQQNIHNYLIEIGGEMLISGAKPDSKPWRIGIERPAPNSQTFDEVIELVGTGPLAVMTSGTYRHYYDKDGKKYSHILDPRTGKPVEHDTVSVVVLLNDATYADAWSTALLCLGSEAGMTVANNANIPAIFYRLNNDNSQNNALIRLTSHAINQDNAPWRIE, translated from the coding sequence ATGTTGAAACCCCTCACTGGGCTATTTTTTACACTGAGCTTTTTCCTCGCCAGTTGCGACCGCGTTGAGCCAATCCACACCATCGTTGGCTTTGCCCAAGGAACCACTTACTCGATTAAATTTTGGCAACCCGAATTCGAGCCCGACAACATCCACGAAATACAACGTCTTGTTGATGATGAAATTGCACGCATTGACCAGCTCATTTCCAATTACCGCGACGATTCGGTCATTGCGGCATTTAACCAGATGAAAATCGCCAATCGTCCGATTCAATTAGATGCCGAAATTTTGGCGCTACTAGATAAGGCTGAGCAGGTATACCAGCAATCGAATGGTTGTTACGACCCGACCATAAAGCCTTTGTTTGATTTATGGGGTTTCAAAGACAAAACCCTTGCCATTCCACCTGAAAAAACCCTCACCCATACGTTAGACGCCATTGGGTTTGATCGTTTCATTCGCCAAGGCGACACGTTCACCAAGCCACACCCTCAAATGACGATAGATTTATCCGCTATTGGTCAAGGCTACGCTATCGAGCAACTAGCCACATTACTATCGCAACAAAATATCCATAACTACCTCATTGAAATCGGTGGTGAGATGCTAATCAGTGGGGCAAAGCCAGATAGCAAACCTTGGCGCATCGGTATTGAAAGGCCAGCCCCCAATAGCCAAACCTTTGACGAAGTGATTGAGTTAGTCGGCACGGGGCCACTCGCGGTAATGACTTCTGGCACTTATCGCCATTATTATGATAAAGACGGTAAAAAATACAGCCATATCTTAGACCCTAGAACGGGCAAACCCGTCGAGCACGATACAGTATCAGTCGTCGTTTTACTGAACGATGCCACCTATGCCGACGCGTGGTCAACTGCACTACTTTGCCTGGGCAGCGAAGCAGGAATGACGGTGGCAAATAACGCCAATATCCCTGCCATTTTTTATCGCTTAAATAACGACAATAGTCAAAACAACGCACTCATCCGCTTAACCAGTCATGCAATTAACCAAGACAACGCCCCCTGGCGCATTGAATAA
- the aspS gene encoding aspartate--tRNA ligase — protein MLRTHYCAKINKTHLGQTITACGWVNKRRDHGGVIFIDLRDTTGILQVVIDPQQGDAFALADKVRNEYCIKITGEVVDRLDGTVNPLLDSGEIEIHVSAVDILSSALTPPFQLTDDVSEEHRLKYRYIDLRRPRMQDNIRLRSKVAHAMRTFLEQENFLEIETPMLTKATPEGARDYLVPSRTHLNHFFALPQSPQLFKQLLMMSGFDRYYQIVRCFRDEDLRADRQPEFTQLDIETSFMDEDDIMGMMESLVRYVFKTVLSEDLPEPFQRMTYADAMHYYGSDKPDMRIDLAFVEIADLVKDCDFKVFSAPANAADGRVVALRVPGAADKLTRKEIDDYTGYVARYGAKGLAYIKVNDLAQGAAGLQSPIVKFLGDEVALSVMQAVGAEDGDIVFFGADKAKVVNDAMGAFRIKVAQDTGLVADKWAPLWVVDFPMFEYDEQSKSYASLHHPFTAPQVNHVDELTQADPTTLLSRAYDIVLNGMEIGGGSVRIHDTDMQSAVFSMLGIEADEAQEKFGFLLDALRYGCPPHGGLAFGLDRLVMAMAGEQSIREVIAFPKTQSAGCLLTDAPAAVSEAQLKELNIRHRKLD, from the coding sequence ATGCTAAGAACGCATTACTGTGCAAAAATTAACAAAACCCATTTGGGGCAAACAATAACCGCCTGTGGCTGGGTGAATAAACGCCGAGACCACGGTGGTGTGATTTTTATTGATTTGCGTGACACGACTGGCATTTTACAAGTCGTCATTGACCCCCAGCAAGGCGATGCGTTTGCTTTGGCAGATAAAGTACGCAATGAGTACTGTATCAAAATCACGGGTGAAGTGGTCGATCGCTTGGATGGCACGGTGAATCCATTGTTAGATTCGGGTGAGATTGAAATTCACGTCAGTGCGGTTGACATTTTATCCAGTGCTTTGACGCCACCATTTCAGTTGACGGACGACGTTTCAGAGGAGCATCGCCTCAAATACCGCTATATTGATTTGCGTCGCCCGCGTATGCAAGACAACATCCGTCTGCGATCCAAAGTCGCGCACGCGATGCGAACTTTTTTAGAACAAGAAAACTTCCTAGAAATTGAAACCCCCATGCTCACCAAAGCGACACCAGAGGGGGCGAGGGATTATTTAGTACCGTCGCGAACGCATTTGAATCATTTTTTTGCACTGCCGCAATCGCCGCAATTATTTAAGCAATTATTAATGATGTCTGGGTTTGATCGCTATTACCAAATTGTGCGTTGTTTTCGTGACGAAGACCTGCGCGCCGACCGTCAGCCCGAGTTCACCCAGCTGGATATAGAGACCTCCTTTATGGACGAGGACGATATTATGGGCATGATGGAATCATTGGTTCGTTATGTGTTTAAAACGGTGTTGTCTGAGGACTTGCCCGAACCATTTCAGCGCATGACCTATGCCGATGCCATGCATTATTACGGCTCGGATAAGCCTGATATGCGGATTGACTTGGCATTTGTTGAGATTGCCGACTTGGTTAAGGATTGTGATTTTAAGGTATTTTCAGCCCCAGCCAATGCGGCAGACGGCCGTGTCGTGGCATTACGAGTGCCAGGCGCTGCCGACAAACTCACGCGCAAAGAAATTGATGATTACACAGGCTACGTTGCGCGCTATGGCGCTAAAGGATTGGCGTATATCAAAGTCAACGATTTGGCGCAAGGCGCGGCGGGGCTGCAATCGCCGATTGTGAAATTTTTGGGTGACGAGGTTGCTTTGTCGGTTATGCAGGCTGTTGGTGCAGAAGATGGCGATATCGTCTTTTTCGGGGCGGATAAAGCCAAGGTCGTCAATGATGCGATGGGTGCCTTTAGAATTAAAGTGGCGCAAGATACAGGATTGGTTGCCGATAAGTGGGCGCCGCTTTGGGTGGTTGATTTTCCTATGTTTGAATACGATGAACAGAGCAAATCTTATGCCTCGCTGCACCACCCATTTACTGCGCCACAGGTGAATCACGTTGATGAATTAACCCAAGCCGATCCCACGACATTACTGTCTCGAGCTTATGATATCGTACTAAACGGTATGGAAATTGGGGGTGGTTCGGTGCGTATCCATGATACAGACATGCAATCGGCCGTATTTTCTATGCTGGGTATTGAGGCTGATGAAGCGCAAGAGAAGTTTGGTTTCTTATTAGATGCGCTGCGCTACGGCTGTCCACCGCATGGTGGGCTGGCGTTTGGTTTGGATAGGCTCGTCATGGCGATGGCGGGTGAGCAGTCGATTCGCGAAGTGATTGCTTTCCCGAAAACGCAATCCGCAGGTTGCTTGTTAACCGATGCCCCAGCGGCCGTTTCTGAGGCGCAATTAAAAGAACTCAATATCCGCCACCGCAAGTTGGATTAA
- a CDS encoding FAD-binding oxidoreductase codes for MSQQHTTTPDALIPALKLIVGEANLLLSGVHDDALTPYLEESRQRVNSVCQCIVFPSTTAEVAQIVATCRHHKTPIVPIGGNSGRCLGAHSDDPATVMLSLKKLNRVREIDIANRTITVEAGCILQTIQETAEKHGLFFPLSLGAEGSCQIGGNLATNAGGINVLRYGNTRDLTLGVEAVIPNGTVFNGLSALRKDNTGYDLKNLLIGSEGTLGIITAATFTLSPPERNNEHGFIAVNTIEDAITCLHQTNQVFTGKVSCFEIIPNLAMQWLEKHSDLRCPIGNNHPWYIWYKIASANPDDSLAEDNLACLEALMEDGIVIDATVSQNEAMKTLFWQIRETLVEVQKFEGASVKFDVSVPISSVAKLINTGYTVVNDLCPDIRPYPFGHLGDGNIHFNLSRPETMSDETFVNHYKATLVEALHDLVDGLDGSFSAEHGIGSQKIADMAKYKDPIALDMMRRIKHAFDPLNLMNPGKVIPPLK; via the coding sequence ATGAGCCAACAACATACGACAACACCCGACGCCCTAATCCCTGCGCTCAAACTCATCGTAGGTGAGGCCAACCTCCTGCTGTCTGGTGTGCACGATGATGCCCTAACGCCCTATTTAGAAGAGTCCCGGCAACGCGTCAATAGCGTCTGTCAATGTATCGTCTTCCCCTCAACAACAGCCGAAGTCGCCCAAATCGTCGCGACCTGCCGCCACCACAAAACACCCATTGTACCAATTGGCGGTAATAGTGGCCGCTGTCTCGGCGCACACTCGGACGACCCTGCCACGGTAATGCTTAGTCTCAAAAAACTCAATCGTGTTCGCGAAATCGATATAGCAAATCGAACCATCACGGTTGAGGCAGGCTGTATACTACAGACAATTCAGGAAACAGCTGAGAAGCACGGCCTCTTTTTCCCGTTGTCGCTGGGCGCAGAGGGTTCGTGTCAAATTGGCGGTAACCTCGCAACCAATGCAGGCGGCATCAATGTATTGCGTTATGGCAATACCCGAGATTTAACCTTGGGTGTCGAAGCCGTCATCCCAAACGGCACCGTATTTAACGGGCTCAGCGCCCTACGAAAAGACAACACAGGGTATGATTTAAAAAACCTACTCATTGGTAGCGAAGGCACGCTGGGGATTATAACAGCGGCTACGTTTACATTATCTCCCCCTGAGCGCAACAACGAACACGGCTTTATCGCCGTTAACACCATCGAAGATGCCATCACCTGTCTACATCAAACAAATCAAGTATTTACAGGAAAAGTCTCTTGCTTTGAAATCATCCCAAATCTCGCCATGCAGTGGCTAGAAAAACACAGCGATTTACGTTGCCCAATCGGCAATAACCACCCGTGGTATATTTGGTACAAAATTGCAAGTGCAAACCCTGACGACTCGCTGGCAGAGGATAACCTTGCTTGCTTAGAAGCCTTAATGGAAGACGGCATTGTGATTGATGCCACCGTGTCACAAAACGAAGCGATGAAAACCCTATTCTGGCAAATTCGTGAAACCTTGGTCGAGGTGCAAAAATTCGAAGGGGCATCGGTTAAATTTGACGTATCCGTACCCATCTCAAGCGTCGCCAAACTCATTAACACAGGCTATACCGTGGTCAACGACCTCTGCCCTGATATCCGCCCGTATCCTTTTGGCCATCTGGGTGATGGCAATATTCACTTTAACCTTAGCCGCCCCGAAACCATGAGCGATGAGACTTTTGTCAATCATTACAAAGCCACATTAGTCGAGGCGCTACACGATTTAGTTGACGGACTGGATGGCTCATTTAGCGCCGAACACGGCATTGGCAGTCAAAAAATCGCCGACATGGCAAAATACAAAGACCCGATTGCACTGGATATGATGCGCCGCATTAAACATGCCTTTGACCCACTTAATCTCATGAATCCCGGTAAAGTTATCCCGCCATTAAAGTAA
- a CDS encoding valine--pyruvate transaminase → MILSKFGEKMTQKSGILQLMDDMGDAMKSDQPINMLGGGNPAMIPAAMDIFAETFAAAQADMGRYIGRYASPQGDAQFIDALVSYLNRHYHWGISEKNIVLTNGSQNAFFYLFNLFSGEYADGSEKKILLPLAPEYIGYSDVHTRGQHFVSQKAKIETTAFEGQTGFFKYRVDFSHLHLDDRIGAMCCSRPTNPTGNVLTDAEMHQLSALAASQAIPFIVDDAYGMPFPNIVFSDATLTWNPNQILCLSLSKVGLPGVRTGIVIADEPVIQAMSALNAIVSLSPNNFGASLATQLLQNDTMKHLSDEIIRPFYLDKVRYAIALLKKELDGYPLRIHQPEGAIFLWLWFEGLPITTAMLYQQLKSAGTLIIPGEYFFPGIADLPNYRHAHECIRMSYAQDEAVLEKGIAEIGRQVRQLYDNA, encoded by the coding sequence ATGATTCTATCAAAGTTTGGCGAAAAAATGACGCAAAAAAGTGGGATTTTGCAGTTAATGGATGATATGGGTGATGCCATGAAAAGCGATCAGCCGATAAATATGCTAGGCGGTGGGAATCCCGCAATGATTCCTGCTGCGATGGATATTTTTGCGGAAACGTTTGCGGCGGCTCAGGCAGACATGGGGCGTTATATTGGTCGCTATGCCAGCCCGCAAGGTGATGCACAGTTTATCGATGCATTAGTTAGTTACCTCAATCGGCATTATCATTGGGGGATCAGCGAAAAAAACATCGTGCTGACGAATGGCTCACAAAATGCTTTTTTCTACTTATTTAACTTGTTTTCAGGGGAATATGCCGATGGTAGTGAAAAGAAAATTCTGCTGCCGCTCGCACCAGAGTACATTGGTTACAGTGATGTGCATACACGCGGGCAGCATTTTGTCTCGCAAAAAGCCAAAATAGAAACGACAGCATTCGAAGGGCAAACGGGATTCTTTAAGTATCGGGTTGATTTTTCGCACCTGCATTTAGATGACCGTATTGGTGCAATGTGTTGCTCTCGCCCGACTAACCCGACAGGCAATGTGCTAACCGATGCCGAAATGCACCAGCTATCGGCGTTGGCAGCGTCACAGGCTATTCCGTTTATTGTCGATGATGCTTATGGTATGCCGTTTCCTAATATTGTCTTTTCAGATGCGACGCTGACTTGGAACCCCAATCAAATTCTTTGCCTTAGTTTGTCCAAAGTCGGATTACCAGGGGTCAGGACAGGGATTGTTATTGCGGATGAACCTGTTATTCAGGCTATGTCTGCATTAAATGCCATCGTGAGCTTGTCGCCCAATAATTTTGGCGCATCGCTCGCAACACAGCTGTTGCAAAATGACACCATGAAGCACCTATCAGATGAAATTATTCGGCCGTTTTATTTGGACAAAGTGCGTTATGCGATTGCTTTGTTGAAAAAAGAATTAGACGGCTATCCACTGCGTATTCACCAGCCCGAAGGAGCGATTTTTTTGTGGCTGTGGTTCGAAGGGCTGCCCATCACGACTGCGATGCTTTATCAACAGCTGAAATCGGCTGGCACGCTGATTATTCCGGGTGAATATTTTTTCCCAGGGATTGCGGATTTGCCGAATTATCGTCATGCGCATGAGTGTATTCGCATGAGTTATGCCCAAGATGAGGCCGTATTAGAAAAAGGCATTGCGGAAATCGGTCGTCAAGTCAGGCAGTTGTATGATAATGCGTAG